The Daucus carota subsp. sativus chromosome 2, DH1 v3.0, whole genome shotgun sequence genome includes a window with the following:
- the LOC135150402 gene encoding uncharacterized protein LOC135150402, which translates to MYEPVEKKVHNFIDVEFKEDHCDNWEEVEENEKHAQWKEGDVREELIMYPEVPLAMRMSSHLLFGIVRIHAQQVESLLRDSNTLLIEIRNAFTSTDLMNLSHATFGSVLPDKFKLDSLDIDTDFSESSWDNHLKDTKEITLEDYSGTLVGATLGAEHCDPSNRQLRAALLSYNDGYPSYQGTEIMREAAFFQYASEMDLFCPDQREDRLEPDWDLMKILEKTEADNLGVELVPAASPLSSQQHQQPISILSEETPEFLDPDSDYGWASPTLQIPSIPQPQQTLPKEMISHQYDINTTILSDKFMKKRIADSSSILRPRKNFRRDPLGRVGQ; encoded by the exons ATGTATGAACCAGTTGAGAAAAAGGTCCACAATTTTATAGATGTGGAGTTTAAGGAAGACCATTGTGACAATTGGGaggaagttgaagaaaatgagaaACATGCTCAATGGAAGGAGGGTGATGTGAGAGAAG AATTGATCATGTACCCTGAAGTGCCTCTGGCAATGAGGATGTCTAGTCATCTTCTGTTTGGAATTGTTCGAATACACGCCCAACAAGTGGAGTCTCTTCTTAGAGACTCCAATACTCTCCTGATAGAGATACGGAATGCTTTTACTTCAACAGACctgatgaatctgagtcatgcAACATTCGGGTCTGTCTTGCCTGACAAGTTCAAACTTGATTCCTTAGACATTGATACTGATTTCagtgagag TTCTTGGGACAATCATCTGAAGGACACCAAAGAAATAACCCTTGAAG ATTATTCTGGCACACTTGTGGGTGCAACTCTCGGTGCTGAACACTGTGATCCTTCTAATCGCCAGCTGAGAGCTGCATTGCTAAGTTACAATGATGGTTATCCAAGTTATCAAGGAACTGAAATCATGCGTGAGGCAGCTTTCTTTCAGTATGCTTCTGAAATGGATCTCTTTTGCCCAGACCAAAGGGAAGACAGATTGGAACCAGATTGGGATCTgatgaaaatcttggaaaaaacAGAAGCCGATAATTTAGGGGTTGAGTTAGTTCCAGCAGCTTCTCCTCTTTCATCTCAACAACACCAACAGCCAATTTCTATTTTATCAGAAGAGACTCCGGAATTTTTGGACCCTGACAGTGATTACG GATGGGCATCACCTACCTTGCAGATTCCTTCAATTCCTCAGCCTCAGCAGACCCTTCCCAAAGAAATGATAAGCCATCAATATGATATTAACACAACAATTCTGAGTGACAA GTTTATGAAGAAAAGGATTGCTGATTCCAGCAGCATCCTGCGTCCAAGAAAGAATTTCCGACGAGACCCTCTGGGCAG GGTTGGGCAGTGA